The proteins below are encoded in one region of Lonchura striata isolate bLonStr1 chromosome 1, bLonStr1.mat, whole genome shotgun sequence:
- the LOC110479532 gene encoding myosin-7 isoform X3: protein MADAVLAALGAAAPFLRPGERERLAAQTRPFDPRSECFIPHPREEFVRGRVTGRQGGEATVQTELGETVTVKEADIHQQNPPKFDKIEDMAMLTFLHEPAVLYNLKERYASWLIYTYSGLFCVTVNPYKWLPVYNAEVVAAYRGKKRSEAPPHIFSISDNAYQNMLTDRENQSILITGESGAGKTVNTKRVIQYFASIAAIGDRKKEATNSSKGTLEDQIIQANPALEAFGNAKTLRNDNSSRFGKFIRIHFGATGKLASADIETYLLEKSRVIFQLKAERNYHIFYQILSNKKPELLEMLLITNNPYDYSYVSQGEVTVASIDDSEELLATDSAFDVLGFTAEEKAGVYKLTGAIMHFGNMKFKQKQREEQAEPDGTEDADKSAYLMGLNSADLLKGLCHPRVKVGNEYVTKGQNVQQVYYSIGALAKAVYEKMFNWMVVRINNSLDTKQPRQYFIGVLDIAGFEIFDFNSFEQLCINFTNEKLQQFFNHHMFVLEQEEYKKEGIEWEFIDFGMDLQACIDLIEKPMGIMSILEEECMFPKASDMTFKAKLFDNHLGKSANFGKPRNVKGKPEAHFSLVHYAGTVDYNIIGWLEKNKDPLNETVVGLYQKSALKLLANLFSNYAGADAGKGKGAKKKGSSFQTVSALHRENLNKLMANLKTTHPHFVRCIIPNERKEPGVMDNPLVMHQLRCNGVLEGIRICRKGFPNRILYGDFRQRYRILNPAAIPEGQFIDSRKGAEKLLGSIDIDHNQYKFGHTKVFFKAGLLGLLEEMRDERLSRIITRIQAQARGQLMRIEFKKILERRDSLLVIQWNIRAFMGVKNWPWMKLYFKIKPLLKSAETEKEMQNMKEEFGRLKEALEKSETRRKELEEKMVSMLQEKNDLQLQVQAEQDNLNDAEERCDQLIKNKIQLEAKVKELTERLEDEEEMNAELTARKRKLEDECSELKKDIDDLELTLAKVEKEKHATENKVKNLTEEMAGLDETIAKLTKEKKALQESHQQTLDDLQAEEDKVNTLTKAKLKMEQQVDDLEGSLEQEKKVRMDLERAKRKLEGDLKLTQENIMDLENDKQQLEEKLKKKEFEINQQNSKVEDEQALALQLQKKLKELQARIEELEEELEAERTGRAKVEKLRSDLSRELEEISERLEEAGGATSVQIELNKKREAEFQKMRRDLEEATLQHEATAAALRKKHADSVAELSEQIDNLQRVKQKLEKEKSDLKLELDDLSSNMEQLIKAKVGMEKISRTMEDQAAEHRAKLEETQRVLNDTSTQRAKLQTENGELSRQLEEKEALISQLTRGKQSYTQQMEDLKRQLEEEMKAKNALAHALQSARHDCDLLREQYEEETEAKAELQRSLSKANSEVAQWRTKYETDAIQRTEELEEAKKKLAQRLQEAEEAVEAVNAKCSSLEKTKHRLQNEIEDLMADVERSNAAAAALDKKQRNFDKILSEWKQKFEESQMELEASQKEARSLSTELFKLKNAYEESLEHLETFKRENKNLQEEISDLTEQLGGSHKTIHELEKVRKQLDAEKLELQAALEEAEASLEHEEGKILRAQLEFNQVKADYERKLAEKDEEMEQAKRNHLRVVDSLQTSLDAETRSRNEALRLKKKMEGDLNEMEIQLSHANRVAAEAQSHLKGAQAHLKDTQLQLDDVVRANEDLKENIAIVERRNNLLQSELEEMQAVVEQTERARKLAEQELIEASERVQLLHSQNTSLINQKKKMEADISQLQTEVEEAIQECRNAEEKAKKAITDAAMMAEELKKEQDTSAHLERMKKNMEQTIKDLQMRLDEAEQLALKGGKKQLQKLEARVRELENELEAEQKRNAESIKGLRKSERRVKELSYQTEEDRKNMVRLQDLVDKLQLKVKAYKRQAEEAEEQANTNLAKFRKAQHELDEAEERADIAESQVNKLRAKSRDIGAKGLNEE, encoded by the exons ATGGCggatgcagtgctggcagcGCTGGGGGCGGCAGCCCCCTTCCTGCGGCCAGGGGAGCGGGAGCGGCTGGCAGCGCAGACCAGACCCTTCGACCCCCGTAGCGAGTGCTTCATCCCCCACCCTCGGGAGGAGTTCGTTCGGGGACGGGTGACAGGGCGGCAAGGAGGGGAGGCCACCGTCCAGACTGAGCTGGGAGAG ACGGTGACAGTGAAGGAAGCTGACATTCACCAGCAGAACCCCCCCAAATTTGACAAGATTGAGGACATGGCGATGCTGACCTTCCTCCATGAACCTGCTGTCCTCTACAACCTCAAGGAGCGCTATGCCTCTTGGTTGATCTAT ACCTACTCAGGGCTCTTCTGTGTGACTGTCAACCCCTATAAGTGGTTGCCTGTCTACAATGCCGAGGTGGTGGCTGCCTACCGGGGAAAGAAGCGGAGTGAAGCTCCACCCCACATCTTCTCCATCTCTGACAATGCCTACCAGAACATGCTGACAG ACCGAGAGAACCAGTCCATCCTCATCAC CGGAGAATCCGGGGCGGGGAAGACAGTCAATACCAAGAGAGTCATCCAATACTTTGCCAGCATTGCTGCCATTGGCGACCGCAAGAAGGAGGCGACAAATAGCAGCAAA GGCACCCTGGAGGACCAGATCATCCAGGCCAACCCTGCCTTGGAAGCCTTCGGCAATGCCAAGACCCTCCGCAATGACAACTCCTCCCGATTT GGGAAGTTCATCCGGATCCATTTTGGGGCCACCGGGAAGTTGGCATCAGCTGACATTGAGACCT ACCTCCTGGAGAAATCCCGTGTAATTTTCCAGCTGAAGGCTGAGAGGAACTACCACATCTTTTATCAGATCCTCTCCAACAAgaagccagagctgctgg AGATGCTTCTCATCACGAACAACCCCTATGACTACAGTTATGTCTCCCAAGGAGAGGTGACTGTGGCATCCATCGATGACTCTGAAGAGCTGTTGGCAACTGAC AGTGCTTTTGATGTCCTGGGCTTCACGGCTGAGGAGAAGGCTGGTGTCTACAAGCTGACAGGCGCCATCATGCACTTTGGCAACATGAAGTTCAAGCAGAAGCAACGGGAAGAGCAGGCAGAACCAGATGGTACTGAAG atgctgacAAATCAGCGTACTTGATGGGGCTGAACTCAGCTGATCTTCTCAAGGGGTTGTGTCACCCCCGGGTGAAGGTGGGCAACGAATATGTCACCAAGGGGCAGAATGTCCAGCAGGTGTACTACTCCATTGGGGCCTTGGCCAAAGCTGTATATGAGAAGATGTTCaactggatggtggtgaggatCAACAACTCCCTGGACACCAAGCAGCCAAGGCAGTACTTCATTGGTGTGCTGGACATCGCTGGATTTGAAATCTTTGAT TTCAACAGCTTTGAGCAGCTCTGCATCAACTTCACCAatgagaagctgcagcagtttTTCAATCACCACATGTtcgtgctggagcaggaggaataCAAGAAGGAGGGCATTGAGTGGGAGTTCATTGACTTTGGCATGGACCTCCAGGCCTGCATTGACCTCATTGAGAAG CCCATGGGGATCATGTCCATCCTGGAGGAGGAGTGCATGTTTCCCAAAGCCTCAGACATGACCTTCAAGGCCAAGCTCTTTGATAATCACCTGGGCAAGTCAGCCAACTTTGGGAAGCCACGCAATGTCAAGGGGAAGCCAGAGGCCCATTTCTCTCTTGTCCACTATGCTGGCACGGTGGACTACAACATCATTGGGTGGCTGGAGAAGAATAAGGACCCTCTCAATGAGACAGTGGTGGGGCTCTACCAGAAATCAGCCCTGAAGCTCTTAGCCAACCTCTTCTCCAACTACGCTGGGGCAGATGCTG gaaaggggaaaggagccAAGAAGAAAGGTTCCTCCTTTCAGACCGTCTCAGCACTGCATCGG GAGAACCTCAACAAGCTGATGGCCAACCTCAAGACCACTCACCCTCATTTTGTCCGCTGCATCATCCCCAATGAGCGGAAGGAGCCAG GTGTGATGGACAATCCCCTGGTAATGCATCAGCTGCGCTGCAATGGGGTGCTAGAGGGCATCCGCATCTGCCGCAAGGGCTTTCCCAATCGCATCCTCTATGGGGACTTCCGCCAGCG GTACCGCATCCTGAaccctgctgccatccctgaGGGGCAGTTCATTGACAGCCGCAAGGGTGCTGAAAAGCTCCTGGGATCCATTGATATTGACCACAACCAGTATAAATTTGGACACACCAAG GTCTTCTTCAAGGCTGGGTTGCTGGGACTTCTGGAGGAGATGCGGGACGAGCGCCTCTCCCGCATCATCACCCGCATCCAGGCTCAGGCCCGAGGACAGCTCATGCGCATTGAGTTCAAGAAGATCCTGGAGCGTCG GGACTCACTGCTGGTAATCCAGTGGAACATCAGGGCCTTCATGGGGGTGAAGAACTGGCCTTGGATGAAGCTCTACTTCAAGATCAAGCCCTTGCTGAAGAGTGCTGAGACAGAGAAGGAGATGCAG AACATGAAGGAAGAGTTTGGGCGGCTGAAGGAGGCCCTGGAGAAGTCAGAGACCCGGCGCAAAGAGTTGGAGGAGAAGATGGTGTCCATGCTGCAGGAGAAGAATGACCTTCAGCTCCAAGTGCAGGCT GAGCAGGACAACCTCAATGATGCTGAGGAGCGCTGTGACCAGCTGATCAAAAACAAGATCCAGCTGGAGGCCAAGGTGAAGGAGTTGACAGAGCGActggaggatgaggaagagatGAATGCAGAGCTGACAGCTAGGAAAAGGAAGCTGGAGGATGAGTGTTCGGAGCTGAAAAAGGATATTGATGATCTAGAGCTGACTCTGGCCAAAGTGGAGAAGGAGAAACATGCCACTGAGAACAAG GTTAAGAACCTCACAGAGGAgatggctgggctggatgaAACCATTGCAAAGCTAACAAAGGAGAAGAAGGCCCTGCAAGAATCTCACCAGCAGACGCTGGATGACCTGCAGGCAGAGGAAGACAAAGTCAACACCCTGACAAAGGCCAAACTCAAGATGGAACAGCAAGTGGATGAT CTTGAAGGATCCCTGGAACAGGAGAAGAAGGTCCGTATGGATCTGGAACGGGCCAAAAGGAAGTTAGAAGGCGACTTGAAGCTGACCCAGGAGAACATCATGGACCTGGAGAATgacaagcagcagctggaggagaagcTCAAGAA GAAAGAGTTTGAGATCAACCAGCAGAACAGCAAGGTTGAGGATGAGCAGGCtctggctctgcagctccagaagAAGCTGAAAGAGCTGCAG GCGCGAattgaggagctggaggaggagttGGAAGCGGAGCGGACAGGCAGAGCCAAGGTGGAGAAGCTGCGCTCAGACCTGTCACGAGAGCTGGAGGAGATCAGTGAGCGGCTGGAGGAGGCAGGTGGTGCCACTTCAGTGCAGATCGAGCTCAACAAGAAGAGGGAGGCAGAGTTCCAGAAGATGCGGCGGGACCTGGAAGAGGCGACGCTGCAGCACGAGGCCACGGCTGCTGCACTGCGCAAGAAGCACGCCGACAGTGTGGCCGAGCTCAGTGAGCAGATTGACAACTTACAGCGTGTCAAGCAGaagctggaaaaggagaagagCGACCTCAAGCTGGAGCTGGATGACCTCAGCTCCAACATGGAGCAACTGATAAAGGCCAAG GTGGGCATGGAGAAGATCTCTCGCACCATGGAGGACCAGGCAGCTGAACACCGGGCCAAGCTGGAGGAGACACAACGAGTCCTCAATGACACCAGCACCCAACGGGCCAAGCTCCAGACTGAGAATG GAGAGTTGTCCCGCCAGCTGGAGGAAAAGGAGGCCCTTATCTCTCAATTAACTAGGGGCAAGCAGTCATACACCCAGCAGATGGAGGACTTGAAgaggcagctggaggaggagatgaaG GCCAAGAATGCACTGGCCCATGCCCTCCAGTCAGCCCGGCATGACTGCGACCTTCTGCGGGAGCAGTATGAGGAGGAGACAGAGGCCAAGGCTGAGCTCCAGCGCTCACTCTCCAAGGCCAACTCTGAGGTGGCACAGTGGAGGACCAAGTATGAGACAGATGCCATCCAGCGCACTGAGGAACTGGAGGAAGCCAA GAAGAAGCTGGCCCAGcggctgcaggaggctgaggagGCAGTGGAGGCGGTCAATGCCAAGTGTTCTTCCCTGGAGAAGACCAAACACCGGCTGCAAAATGAGATTGAGGACCTGATGGCAGATGTGGAGCGAtcaaatgcagcagctgctgcattggACAAGAAGCAGAGAAACTTTGATAAG ATCTTGTCTGAGTGGAAACAGAAGTTTGAAGAGTCACAAATGGAGCTGGAGGCATCACAGAAGGAGGCCAGGTCCCTCAGCACTGAGCTCTTCAAGCTGAAAAATGCCTATGAGGAGTCGCTTGAGCACCTGGAGACCTTCAAAAGGGAGAACAAGAACCTCCAAG AGGAGATCTCGGACCTGACGGAGCAGCTGGGTGGCAGCCACAAGACCATCCACGAATTGGAGAAAGTCCGGAAGCAGCTGGATGCCGAGAAATTGGAGCTCCAAGctgcactggaagaggctgAG GCCTCTCTGGAGCATGAGGAGGGCAAGATCCTGAGGGCCCAACTGGAGTTCAACCAGGTCAAGGCAGACTATGAGCGCAAGCTGGCTgagaaggatgaggagatggaacAGGCCAAGCGCAACCACCTGCGGGTGGTGGACTCACTGCAGACATCTCTGGATGCTGAGACCCGGAGCCGCAATGAGGCCCTGAGGCTGAAGAAGAAGATGGAGGGTGATCTCAATGAGATGGAGATTCAGCTCAGCCATGCCAACCGTGTGGCTGCTGAAGCTCAGTCCCACCTAAAAGGAGCCCAGGCTCACCTCAAG GACACCCAACTGCAGCTGGATGATGTGGTAAGAGCCAATGAAGACTTGAAGGAGAATATTGCCATTGTGGAGAGGAGAAACAACCTCCTCCAATCTGAGCTGGAGGAGATGCAGGCAGTGGTGGAACAGACTGAGAGGGCTCGCAAGTTGGCCGAGCAGGAGCTGATTGAGGCCAGCGAGAGGGTCCAGCTTCTCCACTCACAG AACACCAGCCTCATCAACCAGAAGAAGAAGATGGAGGCTGACATCTCCCAGCTGCAGACAGAGGTGGAAGAGGCCATCCAGGAGTGCAGGAATGCTGAAGAGAAAGCCAAGAAAGCCATCACTGAT GCGGCCATGATGGCAGAGGAGCTGAAGAAGGAGCAGGATACCAGCGCCCATCTGGAGCGGATGAAGAAGAACATGGAGCAGACCATCAAGGACCTGCAGATGAGGTTGGATGAGGCTGAGCAGTTGGCCCTCAAAGGGGGCAAGAAGCAGCTGCAGAAGCTGGAGGCCCGTGTGCGGGAGCTGGAGAATGAGCTGGAGGCTGAGCAGAAACGCAATGCTGAGAGCATTAAGGGTCTCCGCAAGTCTGAGCGTCGCGTCAAGGAGCTCAGCTACCAG ACGGAGGAGGACCGTAAAAATATGGTCCGGCTCCAAGACCTCGTGGACAAGCTCCAGCTGAAGGTCAAAGCCTACAAGCGACAGGCAGAAGAGGCG GAGGAACAGGCCAACACCAACCTGGCCAAGTTCCGCAAGGCTCAGCATGAGCTGGATGAGGCAGAGGAGCGTGCTGACATCGCCGAGTCCCAGGTCAACAAGCTGCGGGCCAAGAGCCGTGACATTGGAGCCAAG GGACTCAATGAAGAGTGA